One window of Triplophysa rosa linkage group LG8, Trosa_1v2, whole genome shotgun sequence genomic DNA carries:
- the cited4b gene encoding cbp/p300-interacting transactivator 4b codes for MAEHMMMPMNHGQGNGSLHAYRMGMNGGLQAGPQQHGPQAGLRAMPNGQMMHYGAGPQGNMEAAMRQRPNMAGPMNGQMGHHQMQSANMMFNNQQPQQHHVQQHQQHQQHHHMHPTQQQPQPPQQQQQQQYVSGGLTSQQLMASMHLQKLNTQYHGHPLGHMAGNHMANSAQFRVGQAQLTNMQHMSGPALSLNGMDVDLIDEEVLTSLVMELGLDRVQELPELFLGQNEFDFISDFVSKQQPSTVSC; via the coding sequence ATGGCAGAACACATGATGATGCCAATGAACCACGGTCAGGGAAACGGAAGTCTGCACGCCTACCGGATGGGCATGAACGGAGGCCTGCAGGCGGGCCCCCAGCAACACGGACCCCAGGCCGGCCTCAGGGCGATGCCTAACGGACAGATGATGCATTATGGAGCGGGGCCTCAGGGAAACATGGAGGCCGCCATGCGTCAACGGCCCAACATGGCCGGACCTATGAACGGACAGATGGGTCACCACCAAATGCAGTCGGCTAACATGATGTTTAACAATCAGCAGCCTCAGCAGCATCACGTTCAACAGCATCAACAGCACCAACAGCACCACCACATGCATCCGACGCAACAACAGCCGCAGCCCCCgcagcagcagcaacaacaacagtACGTGAGCGGTGGTCTCACATCCCAACAGCTCATGGCCAGCATGCACCTTCAGAAACTCAACACCCAGTACCACGGACACCCGCTGGGACACATGGCCGGCAACCATATGGCCAACAGTGCACAGTTTCGCGTGGGTCAGGCCCAGCTGACCAACATGCAACACATGTCTGGACCCGCTCTCAGTTTAAACGGTATGGACGTCGACTTGATCGACGAAGAGGTTTTGACGTCGCTGGTCATGGAGCTAGGGTTGGACAGGGTGCAAGAACTTCCCGAACTGTTTTTGGGACAAAACGAGTTTGACTTTATTTCGGACTTTGTCAGCAAACAGCAGCCGAGCACAGTTAGCTGCTGA